The genomic segment GATTCTAGTCAAACAATAGATgacaaacaataaataaatataattcaatgtCAGTCCAAAATAATAGATcatgtattattttaatcaatcataaaaatcaaattccCAATTAACCAACACAAACACCTCATGAGTTCAACTTCaacaataaatcaaaataaataaataaataacatttaataacaacaaaaaataataaaacatttattgatctaattaaagattataatcacattattcttctttttttatcaaactaaaattagtaagttatttaatattttaattactgattataatctcattattttcatctttaaaaccaattaatatttatttcttatttccaATTTCGTAAGctgttaattaatttattttattttccactgctttaatttttgaaacataatcttttattttaaattctcatattcttatttttagttttgtgtCTCTACaattttgatttcaaatctGCCCCAAAttcaaaccaaaccaaaacaAGTCACTAATAAATGAACGGGTGTTGCTccttccaccaccaccctatactttcttcacctccccacattattttaaatacaatcatatccttaagttaaaaagatttttatttttatcttattttaaataatttgaaaccctaattttactttcccagcacccacGCACGgaactctctttctcttttcccaTTTTCtattcacctccccacctcctACACTTTcgttcctttttcttcccagtttgtttttggtttgaaagtTCCCATTGCCACCGTGATGTGAAAGAGTGTCACCGCTGTGGTGTGAGGAACATCAAAGAACGTCCAAAGCATCAACCAGCATGAAGAAATACGAGAAAACACTACACCACAAGAAGAAAACTACTTAATAATTCtatccaccaccaccaaccttttgTAACTtatagtatctcacaacgacgaaagtaagagaaaaatgaaagtaaaagaaaaagaaatataatgttaaaatgaaagaaaagtattttagtCATGTACCATAttagaataaattattaataaaatagtttctgaatggataaaattaaaaagtaataaccctaaaaagtgaaagaaaaaaggtgtggtggtggagggagcaacacccctcTTCAATCTGCCAGCCCAAAACAGAATTCCTACGCTGGCCTATAGGCCAAGCCCAACACTGATTGCTACCGCAAACCCTAGCCGCAACAACGCCGCGACCTCCCATGGTTGCTCCGCTGGCGCAACCACCACAGCCACCACAGATCAGAGACAGCGAGCATCAGAACCCAAAAGAAATTTCCCCAATTCAGAACCCTAACCTTCACAATCGTAACCCTAACCCCAAAATTTGTGAAACCCAGACCCAAACACATAATCCAAGACCAGCAAGAAAGAACAGAGGAACAATCCAAATTTTTTCCTAATTCAGCAAACCCCAAATTCTCAAAATTCCCAGTTCATGACCCTCCTCTGCTTCACGCCGAAAACCACCACGCCGCGAACCAGAACGAAGtaaaggaaggaaaagaaatctCTCCCTAGCACCGTGAGCACGTTCCATGGCGGAAGAGGAAGAGAAACTCTCCCGGAGTTGTGCGATGAAGAAACTCTGCCCAGATCGTGACTCAACCGCGCCGTCGCCATCAAAGAAGCCGGAGTTTGAACCCTCGCAGAAGTGCCGCCGCTGCAGGACGCTTCCACCGCGCCTCGCCGCGACCTTGCCGCACCGTCGTTGGCCACTCACCTCCATCACAGCACTCTCGCTGACCGTGCCCGCGAGAAGGgggaaaagaaagggaagaagctTCGAGCTTCTGGCCAACGCGTCCAAGGGAACAGAAAGACTGAATTGGCAAATGAGAGCATGACCCCTCGAAAAGAATAAGGCTGGACCCTTAAGTCGGTTCCACTGATTCAGCCCACTTAGAatcagaagagaaaagagaacaaaGTCTGGGCTTTAGGAAAAACAACTAATTTGCACTCTGATTAAGGTTCAAGAAAACTTTTAATAACAACACTCTAAACCTAATCAACCGTGGGTTTAAAGAAACCCCTAAACCCTCATTTTGATCTTAATTACGTGCATTCCATTTATGTAGTAATAGAATGATACCCGATGTTAATTGATTTACAGTAATTGATCAAAATTCCATATTCATTCATCCACGTCACAACATTAATCATTAATCATGATctaaaacattcaaattaaattacaattacATAACAATTAATTGAACCAAAGAAAATTATGCATACATTCACATTCATCATACCATAAAACAAAAGGTAAGCTCCCATACTTCTAAAGAAAATCAAAGATATTCCCAAATTTatcatacaataaaataaagataagttTCTCCTACCTTagtcaattataaaattttaagattgaAGATCAATCAACCACAGATGTACGTTTatgttatcttttaaaaatattttctcctcTTCAATCTTTGTGTCTCACAGTGCTCTATCTTCCTTTCTCTCAAATGTTACACTAAAAGAAATCACCTAAGTAGtgctcttttatttttttctaaaaattcaaacaaaggTTTCACATAAACCTTTCTTCCTAGTATTTGAACTCATATCTATTCAATCCAAAACACACATCTCTACCAATAGACCAACAcatcacattaaaaatatagaacataataaatttaacaaccATACAATAACATGTGATACACTTATAtccacaaaataaataaataacatagaattttatattttattcaagaCTTGCATACCAACTAAGCTACACAACACCCTATGAACTCAtgcaaattttaataaaacatactcaaatcttatttataaattctaCATTTTCTCGGATCTTACATTCACTCCACCTCAAAAGAATTTTCGTCCCTAAAAATTACACTCATAAAAAGATATATACCATACAAACATTTATAACTTCACAAAACTTGATGTAACATattcgattatcacatcattaTGACTTAATAAACCCAAATTATTTTgcaattttaaataacaattatattatttaatatgacATCTAATATAATTTTAGGAAACCACGTACCTTACcacttattataaaataaactaggtaacaaattcaacttttaataattattcataactAATTTGATATCAAAATTCACCGCATAACAGTTTatctcaataaaataaaatttaattattaacaattcACTTCATACCAATGTTCATTTATATATCACATGTTATAACCACTTATGATAAATAGTTAAATAAGCAATAAATTCCAAAATTTTCACTTATAGAAAACATTTTCACATATATTTAATATCTCCCATAGAGAAAAACACAACTtccgaaaaataaaataataaaacacccaatcacaaatcaaaataaaattattttatcatttatattcttttagtaTTATAATAGTACTAAATTCTAAAATCATCACTTTAATGAAACTAAAACCTCAAATTGTcaatcttttaagaaaaaaaatatttattataccACATATACCCAACTTTAACATGtaatctaaatatataaataatgccTATAAATATTGACGATTCACATTCTCTTACTTCGTATCAAATGGTAAATTATATTCATCTACTCGTGCTTTACCCTAAAAAAATCCCAAAgatctatatattataaaaaccaataacaaaatatatgcattgagaaaaaaaaaatataaaatgacagttactaaattaatgtaataaataaacaGTTATCAAAAGCCAAAAATTTGAGTTgctaatttctaaaatataataatgctTCGTCTTTTGCACAAGATCAATTAAAGGCATTAAATCACAGTTCTCAAAACAATTTAATGAactaaacaaatttaattctaATGCACCAATCTTAAACCAATTTCTAGTAACAActaataaatgtatattttgatTACCggcaaatattaaaaaatatatattttatatatttttaaaataaaattacaaaacaacCGTGTGACATTCAGGGGAGGGAGGGAACCCTTCCTCTCCACTGTGCCTCTGTCAAAGGAAGGATCCATGTTATGACGGCGTTGCTCTCTGCTGCTCCACTCACTGTTCAAAGCAAAACGGCCAGAGGGGAAACTCCGCTTCATATTGCGGTAAAAAACAACCACTTTGATGCAGTTAAGTTGCTGTTGGAACACGCAAAGGGATGGAAGATAGAAGGAGAAGTGTTGAATGACAAAGACAACCAAGCAAATACTGTCTTGCATCTCGCTGCGTCAAGGAAGCAATACCAGGTATCTGATTCAAGAGATTTAAGATCATTTACATAAAGAATAAAGCATaaaaatttatagtaatattacTTTGATGCCAGAATtctgaataaaataataatctaaatcATTAGCATAATTGATATTGAATGATGTTAGAGCATATATAATTAGTAGAATTTGGAGCGCAGATAGTTGATCTGTTGTTGGTTGAGGATGATGTTGCGAAAGAAGTGATGGTGGTGAATTCGGTGAACGAGAGAGGAATGACCCCTCTGGATGTTCTTACGGTATTCCAAAGCGAAGCCGGTGATTTAGAAATTTATAGAAGCCTTGTGAAAGCAGGAGCTAAGAGTGGAAAGGACATTGAGAATGAGAATGAAGCTGGTAGAATAAGGCAACCTTTCGAAGTGGAGATCGTTCATGAAACCCATGTTCCTCCAAGGAACTGCACTGATGAAGAATCAAATCTACCTAAAACAACTGAAGAATTTGAGGAGTTATTTGCATACAAACCTAACAGGGATTCTACAAATCATGTGCGTACTATACTGGTAACCGTAGCTGCACTTATGATCACAGCAACCTATCAGGCTGTGCTTAGTCCCCCTGGAGGAGTGTGGCAGGAAGACACACACCAATACGGTGCTGGAAAATCCATCCTGGCTACAAAAtcaaaaaacaacatttttgttgtttattctGGGCAACAGCATTGGATATTATACCTCTTTTTATATGATCATTTGGCTAACGTCTGGCTTTCCTGGGGAATATCTTTTGTCTGTGTTGTCATTTTGCATGTCATTCAACTACAGTGGATCCATGCTTAACCTTGTACCAAGCGATGACAGGATTTCCAATGGGTCAGCATGGCTATGTATAATGTGTGGCTGCTTCGCACCATTTGTTCTTAAACTGCTGAGGCATTTCCGAGCACAAAAATAACCAAATCTTACTTATTTCCATGCTCCGTTTGCTTCACTTTTGTAGTTGGATTACTTTCACATATTCAAGACTTAGTTTGCATAATTCAAGTTTTAATGTTATTCTCTAATCTTCATTATTACGCCAATACTATGATAATATGGTTTCTTTGTCATTGTAATTTTCTTCagttacaaaattataattttactttttgtcgTCTAATTTTTAGCTTCAGTAATTTCTCACAGCAATGCGTACTATACACAACGTCatccatttaatttatttaatacagTTTCAAACAATTAGATGGTACGAATCAAAAGATAAAACCGTTGGAACTTAcacttttcttttgaaaaaagaaaaaatcacaattaaaaaaGTGAGTAATTATTCACATATACCTTAATTTTGTCTACACttattatacaattatttttttgtgtcacataaaataattcatatttgattACCTTAAGTccttaaatgaaattaaaatgaaaactatTGAAAAAAACGTCTTGTAATATGAcagttttaaacttaaattatacaaaataattagttgAAATAATATTGGTTCTTCCTTCCTAATATGTCCTCCTTAAAAAAGCACGACGCCTCCCAATGAATATGAAACTCATCCTcactatttattttagaaaaacttagaattaaatatgtttttttttctatatttttatgcaattttggtttttctttttcttccaaaaTGCGTTCTATTCTCAGTTTAGAAATTATGAGATTTAGTCAGTTATGACTAATATTATTAGTTCtttttttacatgaaaatttTTGTGTCATCTTCTAAAACATGTGTATTATATTTTCAAGTCGGTAAGATTATTTGGTGGTAAACAATATACTGTGTCCCCTGACTAGTTAAACATAGAAAGTTGAAATAATTCGGTCAGGGAGAATgatacattaataatttttagataATAGATTacgtgtcactattttatttggtatgtatatttaaaacggACTAATCACAAACTACTATATAaacaattgtaaaaaaattgtcaaaaaaagttgttaaaaaaaatacacaatgtGTTATCATTTTATTGATTCGTATATTTAAAACGAACCAGTCACAAATTACCACATAAACGGTGATAAGaaagttgtcaaaaaaaattgttaaaaaaatatttttcaatattttttacttctttttctttttcttgtatttatttgttttactatCTAGTTTTCCGTTGCATTTGTGTTTATTGAGATTTATCTCTTATATCTTATTTGTGTTTCATTGAATTTGTTTTTCAGGTGTGGACGGTAATGTGTCATAGGAGTTATGATTAGACCCGTCAATTAAGCTCCCATCATAGGGATTGGCCCTAGACCACAtgggttggggccaaaaaaATCCACAGGAccaaaaaaatcttttattaaaaaagcccACAGGGCTGAATATCCCCAAAGTCCTATGGGTTAGAGCTAGCCCATGGGCCtttctttttatcaattttttttttaaaaaaacacatcACCTTAATCATTGTTCCATTTACTTTTCATGCCTCATTGGATGTGATGTACTTTTTATGCCTCAGTGGATGTGATGTATAGATACTGATTGTTCCATTTATAAAGCTTGTGACTtgaaggatatatatatatctctatCTATCATTATgtcaatcaaaaatcaaatatatatatatatatatatatatatgtttgagtttttttttgaaaaaaaaaattaaaaagatcattattattataattataaaaatgaatataaataatttttattaattttataaataattttttgttataaataattattttagtttatcaaaatagtaagttttagaaataattaaataaataataacgtttaatttataaaatattatcaatagaatgaaattaataagataattattttaatgaaaatatatatttgaaaagataATAACGTTTaagctaattttaatttatgaaaaacaaaaatttttactcctctatttatatttatatatatatatatatatatatatatataaataagtattcAATTAGTCAAATAACAGACAACCAATAATTGGTGGTCTCTATTATAACACACACTCTCtctcatattttaataaaataaatctacgAAATAAAATATGACAAACTATAACCACCACAACCtgtcatatttataatttaaggaaaaataatattaaaaagagacatgatacaatattttttacaGCTTGTTAAAAAGAGGGGAAACTCCGCCTCGTCTTGCAGCTTGTTAATCTTGGTGGTTTGGTTTGCTATAATACTTtttgcttctatttttttttcttgtatttatttgttttactaCCTAGTTTTCCGttgttgtgtttgtgtttgttgagATTTATCTCTTATACCTTGTTTGTATTTCACTGAATTATGTTTTTTAGGTGTGGAACAGTAATGTCTCACAAGAGTTATGATGAGATACTAATACTAGTAAATATGAATATAAGAGTTACGAATGAGGATACTGATATTAGTAGGGCTGGGCAGAGTTAACTTAAAAAACTGAAACTATAGTTTATCTGTacatttttatacttaaaaacttaaactaaatttactaaaaactaattaaactgATAGATAgttcagtttaaaaatattaaacttattttatatcCAGTACAGTTTACTGCAATTTAGGTTTTCTATTCCTTTTCTCATCCAGGCCTCGTTTGCTTTCTGCAATTTATGTCAAAGCTCACTTGCCTGCCTGTTGAAGGTTGTTACCGTTGGAGGCTGCCGCCGTTGGAGGTTCGCTGCCGTCACTCGCCGTCGTGatcaacgtaaaaaatgacacGGCTCCTGCCAGAGAGCCCTCCCATGACGCTCCGGTGGCCGCAAGGTGGTGGGGGGTGAAGATGGACTCCCCCAGCAAGGAATTGCTCACGTGGGCTTTGGTCAAAGTCGCTCATCCTGGTGACATCGTGGTTGCTTTGCATGTTCTTGGGAACCAGGGTATCTGGGGAATTTCagttcctttttcttcttttgctttgGGTTCTTTTGCTTTggctttttgtttttttaacgtGAATATTGACACGGGAAATCTTCACTGCTTTCACTTGT from the Vigna angularis cultivar LongXiaoDou No.4 chromosome 3, ASM1680809v1, whole genome shotgun sequence genome contains:
- the LOC108322572 gene encoding ankyrin repeat-containing protein At2g01680-like, with protein sequence MTALLSAAPLTVQSKTARGETPLHIAVKNNHFDAVKLLLEHAKGWKIEGEVLNDKDNQANTVLHLAASRKQYQIVDLLLVEDDVAKEVMVVNSVNERGMTPLDVLTVFQSEAGDLEIYRSLVKAGAKSGKDIENENEAGRIRQPFEVEIVHETHVPPRNCTDEESNLPKTTEEFEELFAYKPNRDSTNHVRTILVTVAALMITATYQAVLSPPGGVWQEDTHQYGAGKSILATKSKNNIFVVYSGQQHWILYLFLYDHLANVWLSWGISFVCVVILHVIQLQWIHA